In Oxyura jamaicensis isolate SHBP4307 breed ruddy duck chromosome 20, BPBGC_Ojam_1.0, whole genome shotgun sequence, the following are encoded in one genomic region:
- the LOC118176532 gene encoding oxidative stress-responsive serine-rich protein 1-like, producing MKTEAEESLQTAFKKLRVDAAGSTASLPVGEGTSPRALVRTAADENKPKNVCTSKETWHGPVKKPSRGVVRNQRRRRSQSPILHPPKFVHCSTKSHSTCSQVVHNSQTDAADDSTGFGMPIPKEACAHERCRIAPDVGQKGDDVDSSGASVVRSASENKQENSPAVISLESKADTKTTELSDFQSVSKLNKNKSCACADKACQCKRWQEMEVYKFSGLQNTFPLAPDRITVAEDHSQPLPSRTPSSSPRSCSEQARAFVDDVTIEDLSGYMEYYLYIPKKMSHMAEMMYT from the exons atgaaaacagaagctgaGGAAAGCCTGCAGACAGCGTTCAAAAAGCTACGAGTTGATGCAGCTGG ATCTACTGCTTCTCTTCCTGTTGGTGAGGGGACAAGTCCAAGAGCGCTAGTtagaacagcagcagatgaaaaCAAGCCTAAGAACGTGTGTACTTCTAAGGAAACCTGGCACGG GCCTGTGAAGAAGCCTTCAAGAGGAGTTGTGAGAAACCAGCGTCGCAGGCGTTCCCAATCTCCAATTCTTCATCCTCCAAAGTTTGTCCATTGCAGCACAAAATCACATTCCACGTGCAGCCAAGTAGTGCACAACAGCCAGACTGATGCCGCAGATGACAGCACAGGGTTTGGGATGCCAATCCCAAAGGAAGCTTGTGCACATGAACGATGCCGTATTGCTCCAGACGTTGGCCAGAAGGGAGATGATGTTGATTCTTCAGGAGCTTCTGTTGTGCGGTCTGCATCAgagaacaaacaggaaaactcTCCTGCTGTCATTTCTCTAGAATCCAAAGCAGACACAAAGACTACGGAGCTTTCTGACTTTCAATCTGTGTCCAAGCTGAACAAGAATAAGTCATGTGCCTGTGCAGATAAAGCCTGTCAGTGTAAACGATGGCAAGAGATGGAAGTGTACAAATTCTCTGGCTTGCAGAACACTTTCCCGTTGGCACCTGATAGAATAACAGTTGCTGAGGATCACTCACAACCTTTGCCATCAAGAACTCCATCAAGTTCTCCACGCTCTTGCTCTGAGCAAGCCAGGGCCTTTGTGGATGATGTGACTATTGAAGATCTTTCGGGATACATGGAATATTACTTGTatattccaaagaaaatgtCTCACATGGCAGAAATGATGTACACCTGA
- the LOC118176531 gene encoding oxidative stress-responsive serine-rich protein 1-like: MDPAAKDEEEESLQLAFKKLRVDAAGCIAALSVGDGTVLRTPIRTAVDGAKQQSVCSKEAWHGCVRKPSRGSARVPRRRRSKSPVLHPPKFTYCNVKANSQLKHKTQSDTKSNVTSDIFVPAEHGTKDGHDSHFETSDDRRARTEPLEASTTQEPLGKLRENCLGLSSSFETSLHSSQTSDFQSLSMLSNGKQCPCTDKKCQCRQWRSMEVYSFSGLRSVLSECEKAVLGVRAHSRQSRSPCGTAASGSPRSCSEQARAFVDDVTIEDLSGYMEYYLYIPKKMSHMAEMMYT, encoded by the exons ATGGACCCGGCAGCcaaggatgaggaggaggagagcctgCAGCTGGCCTTCAAAAAGCTGAGGGTGGACGCGGCAGG ATGTATTGCAGCTCTGTCTGTGGGCGATGGGACGGTTCTCAGGACACCGATCAGAACAGCTGTGGATGGAGCCAAACAACAATCTGTTTGCTCCAAGGAAGCATGGCATGG GTGTGTGAGAAAGCCTTCGAGAGGATCGGCGAGAGTTCCACGTCGCAGACGTTCCAAGTCTCCTGTTCTGCATCCCCCCAAGTTTACATACTGCAACGTGAAAGCCAACAGCCAGCTGAAACACAAAACCCAGTCAGACACAAAGAGTAACGTCACTTCAGACATTTTTGTTCCAGCAGAACACGGTACAAAGGATGGGCACGATTCTCACTTTGAGACCAGCGATGACAGAAGAGCCAGAACTGAACCTCTGGAAGCTTCCACCACTCAAGAGCCTTTGGGGAAGTTGAGGGAAAATTGCCTTGGTCTCTCCTCGTCCTTCGAGACTAGCTTGCATTCAAGCCAAACCTCAGATTTCCAGTCCTTATCCATGCTTAGCAATGGCAAGCAGTGCCCTTGTACGGACAAGAAATGCCAGTGCAGACAGTGGCGCTCCATGGAAGTGTACTCTTTCTCTGGCTTACGGAGCGTCCTGTCCGAATGCGAAAAGGCCGTCCTGGGAGTCCGTGCCCACTCGCGTCAAAGCAGGTCCCCGTGTGGAACGGCCGCGTCGGGTTCTCCCAGGTCGTGTTCTGAGCAAGCTCGAGCCTTTGTGGATGATGTGACTATTGAAGATCTTTCAGGCTACATGGAATACTACTTATATATTCCTAAGAAAATGTCCCACATGGCAGAAATGATGTACACTTGA